A genomic window from Montipora capricornis isolate CH-2021 chromosome 8, ASM3666992v2, whole genome shotgun sequence includes:
- the LOC138060066 gene encoding leucine-rich repeat LGI family member 2-like isoform X1: protein MNPISKFFALFLFVLTMLLVPNVLTRRQCSKACRNFITIEIEGKMSRSSRSFIKGSRGPRGKQGLQGPIGPQGIPGARGEPGPVGPPGPKGETGSAMVLPKCGPGEYLTSDGKQLLCIPFGKEVCTAVSRCEGREVPTTPTLLTTPVPTQPEVREYVNMTQFMKKYMIQTLYMDAWDLDTFYIGNQLFLGVSQLGGKSFVIYKWDSEHSAQPLEQDSSGTVFRSFQVLKVPFARKWHHFTIGDDVFFAVASNSRSHDSPVFKWNGNMFIPFQTLPTVKAFDVEPFQIGQDTYLAVAIYYGRGSHIFKWDGERFVKFQEIAAVGADVEHFHMNGSTFLAITGPFARGEYVLIYKWSRNRFEVAHRVPTVERAYGVKALSVDGTQFLAVARWKAESSLVFRWNGTQFELFQEVPSRKARDWITITSPFMSREKTYLAIVSSDQSPSIYAWDRYYSKKFAKVQDIPSERTRDMVFFNMGETVYLAVASHRSTDIYQGS, encoded by the exons AGTTTCATTAAGGGCAGTCGTGGACCAAGAGGAAAGCAG GGACTACAGGGACCTATTGGGCCACAG GGTATCCCCGGCGCCCGTGGGGAGCCAGGTCCCGTGGGTCCACCGGGTCCTAAA GGAGAGACTGGCTCAGCAATGGTCCTTCCGAAATGCGGACCAGGAGAATACCTTACGTCTGATGGGAAACAGCTCCTTTGCATTCCATTTG GAAAGGAAGTTTGCACTGCCGTGTCAAGATGCGAAG GTCGAGAAGTGCCGACCACGCCTACCTTACTCACAA CACCAGTTCCTACTCAGCCTGAAGTGAGAG AATATGTAAACATGACGCAGTTCATGAAAAAATACATGATTCAAACGCTGTACATGGACGCGTGGGACCTGGATACATTTTACATTGGCAACCAGCTCTTTCTGGGTGTTTCGCAGTTAGGAGGAAAGAGCTTCGTGATTTACAAATGGGACAGCGAACACAG CGCCCAACCTCTGGAACAAGACTCCAGTGGCACTGT GTTTCGCAGTTTCCAAGTCTTGAAAGTTCCATTTGCAAGAAAGTGGCACCATTTTACCATCGGAGATGACGTGTTTTTTGCAGTCGCTAGCAATTCTCGATCGCATGACTCGCCTGTCTTCAAATGGAATGGCAACATGTTTATCCCATTTCAAACGTTACCCACTGTGAAGGCATTTGATGTCGAGCCATTCCAAATCGGTCAAGATACGTATCTAGCTGTGGCTATATATTATGGGCGTGGCTCACATATCTTTAAATGGGACGGAGAGAGGTTCGTTAAATTTCAAGAAATTGCTGCCGTTGGAGCAGATGTGGAACATTTCCATATGAATGGCTCTACGTTTTTGGCTATCACAG GCCCGTTTGCTCGTGGCGAGTATGTCTTGATCTACAAGTGGTCCCGTAACAGATTTGAAGTGGCTCACAGAGTACCCACTGTGGAACGCGCGTATGGTGTCAAGGCTCTGTCGGTTGATGGAACGCAATTCTTAGCTGTTGCTCGCTGGAAAGCGGAAAGCTCTCTCGTCTTCCGCTGGAATGGGACACAGTTTGAGCTTTTCCAAGAAGTGCCATCTAGAAAG GCGCGTGATTGGATTACCATCACGTCTCCATTCATGTCCCGGGAAAAGACATACCTAGCCATCGTGAGCAGTGACCAAAGTCCAAGTATTTACGCATGGGACAGATATTACTCCAAAAAGTTTGCTAAAGTACAGGACATTCCGTCTGAAAGAACACGAGATATGGTGTTCTTTAACATGGGAGAGACCGTCTACTTGGCTGTTGCATCGCATCGAAGTACAGATATTTATCAAGGATCATAG